A region of the Gemmatimonadales bacterium genome:
CAACGCATAGCCGCGGCCCAGGACCGCGACCGGCGACAGCGCGTGCAGTTGTGCAGCGAGGCGCCCGACCGCGGCGCGGTGGCGATCGATGCGACGCGTCATCACCGGACCGAGCCGCGATGCCGCGTTGAGCAAGCCGCGCTCGGCGCCACGAACCTGATCGAGAAGTGCTGCCACCAATCGATCGCGAGTCCGTTCCATCCGATTGCGCCGTGCCGAAACCAGCAGCGTGAGCGCGCGGTGCAGCCCCGTTCTGAGCCCGTCGACCCGCGCCGCCACATCGCGGCGATCCGGAAGGGCAAACTCCGCGGCCTGTGACGGAGTCGCCGCCCGAACATCCGCGACAAGATCAGCGAGCGTGACGTCCACCTCGTGCCCGACCGCGCTGATCACCGGAACGGGACAGGCGGCGATGGCGCGACAGAGCAATTCGTCGTTGAATGCGGCGAGGTCGTCGCGACCGCCGCCGCCGCGGCCGATGATGCAGCAATCGATCCGCTCGAGGCGCGACACGATCGACAGCGCCGCCACAAGCTCCTGTGCCGCGCCCTCTCCCTGCACTGCACTGTTGACCACCAGGACTTCCACCGACGGCCAGCGCCGGCGCGCGACGGTGATCACGTCGTGAACCGCCGCCCCGGCGATCGAGGTGACGACGGCGACGCGCACCGCGAACTCGGGGAGACGGCGCTTGCGCCCGGGATCGAGCAACCCGTCGACGAGAAGCGCCTGCTTGATGCGCTCGACTTCCTGCGCCTGCGCCCCGATCGCGGCCGCCGGGAGAATCTGGGTGACGTTGAATCGCAGCGCGGTCCGTTCTTCCCAGACATTGGCGCTGCCGAGGGCAAAGACCTCCATTCCGTCGGTGAGCGGTGCCC
Encoded here:
- the xseA gene encoding exodeoxyribonuclease VII large subunit, translating into MTMADEAWSVSRLARTIKRAVEAEAAPIWVRGELTGVKRYPSGHWYFCLRDTTARVDCTLWRGAAGQLRAPLTDGMEVFALGSANVWEERTALRFNVTQILPAAAIGAQAQEVERIKQALLVDGLLDPGRKRRLPEFAVRVAVVTSIAGAAVHDVITVARRRWPSVEVLVVNSAVQGEGAAQELVAALSIVSRLERIDCCIIGRGGGGRDDLAAFNDELLCRAIAACPVPVISAVGHEVDVTLADLVADVRAATPSQAAEFALPDRRDVAARVDGLRTGLHRALTLLVSARRNRMERTRDRLVAALLDQVRGAERGLLNAASRLGPVMTRRIDRHRAAVGRLAAQLHALSPVAVLGRGYALARDQSGKVLSHRADFAAGQRFTLTVADGSIAAHVEES